A window from Ignavibacteriota bacterium encodes these proteins:
- the amrA gene encoding AmmeMemoRadiSam system protein A codes for MELTSQEKKMLLSFAHFSIESGFRPSHINLPTSEEFPILKTNSGAFVTITINKKLRGCIGYIQSDDELSKTVMDAAFQAAFHDPRFEPLSESEFAKIKLEISILSEPFILNNYDEIILGKHGLILEENGRKALLLPQVPIEHKLDKAQYLSALCRKAGLYDEYWKTKNLKLKAFTATIFSEEEILK; via the coding sequence ATGGAACTTACCTCACAAGAAAAAAAAATGCTTCTTTCTTTTGCGCATTTTTCAATAGAATCCGGGTTTCGTCCAAGTCATATAAATCTTCCAACATCTGAAGAATTTCCAATTTTAAAAACTAATTCCGGAGCTTTTGTTACAATTACAATTAATAAAAAATTGCGAGGATGCATAGGATATATTCAATCGGATGACGAATTAAGCAAAACCGTTATGGATGCGGCATTTCAAGCGGCTTTTCATGATCCACGATTTGAACCTTTAAGCGAAAGTGAGTTTGCAAAAATTAAATTGGAAATTTCAATTTTATCTGAACCATTTATATTGAATAATTACGATGAAATAATTTTAGGAAAACATGGATTAATTTTAGAAGAAAATGGAAGAAAAGCATTATTGCTACCACAAGTTCCAATTGAACATAAACTTGATAAAGCGCAATATTTATCGGCACTTTGTAGAAAAGCTGGACTTTACGATGAATATTGGAAAACAAAAAACCTAAAATTAAAAGCATTTACTGCAACTATATTTTCTGAAGAGGAAATTTTGAAATGA
- a CDS encoding DUF4905 domain-containing protein, with protein MKLKKTISFTDKNQIWRLLISESDKILIETRDLESKEVFYHYLDLNNGKIIFKNFQMEEKFWIGVEKIYDEKIIFHQYTKPNMPEHKKIIVYDIQQKEVLWQNDDFIFLTILDNKIYAFKKKFEGKEIFVLDFNSGEIIEKIENEDEKLKLVLGNINSEDFANYIYPETFYNNDKHISEIVENEIHDKSGVSNIDLIKFNDLLMFNYYIKKENNFLDNMFAVYNIDKKKKLITEVLNKNINSYSPDSFFIYKNNLIVLKNKVELISYKIV; from the coding sequence ATGAAACTTAAAAAAACAATTTCCTTTACAGATAAAAACCAAATTTGGCGTTTGCTGATTTCTGAATCTGATAAAATTTTAATTGAAACAAGAGATTTAGAAAGCAAAGAAGTTTTCTATCATTACCTTGATTTGAACAATGGGAAAATAATATTTAAAAATTTTCAGATGGAAGAAAAATTTTGGATTGGTGTAGAAAAAATTTACGATGAAAAAATTATATTTCATCAATATACAAAACCAAATATGCCGGAACATAAAAAAATTATTGTTTATGATATTCAACAAAAAGAAGTTTTATGGCAAAATGATGATTTCATTTTCTTAACAATTTTGGATAATAAAATTTATGCATTCAAAAAAAAGTTTGAAGGCAAAGAAATATTTGTTCTGGATTTTAATTCCGGTGAAATAATTGAAAAAATTGAAAATGAAGATGAGAAACTAAAATTAGTTTTGGGAAATATTAATTCTGAAGATTTTGCAAATTACATTTACCCGGAAACTTTTTATAATAATGACAAGCATATATCTGAAATAGTTGAAAATGAAATTCACGATAAAAGTGGTGTAAGTAATATTGATTTAATAAAATTCAACGATTTGCTAATGTTCAATTATTATATAAAAAAAGAAAATAATTTTCTTGATAATATGTTTGCCGTTTACAATATTGATAAAAAGAAAAAACTAATTACAGAAGTTTTAAACAAAAATATAAATTCTTATTCGCCGGATTCATTTTTCATATACAAAAACAATTTGATTGTTCTCAAAAACAAAGTTGAATTAATTTCGTATAAAATTGTTTAA
- a CDS encoding glycine--tRNA ligase, producing MEKIVSLAKRRGFVFQSSEIYGGLNGCWDYGPLGVELLNNIKSEWWKAMTYREDVEGLDASILMHPKVWEASGHVENFTDPMIDCKQCKARFRLDTLGEAIADKKKEKLFEAFLEKVNNEIVKSIINSDKNLDEKFESLLSNKDFADSFLEEINCPQCGNKGTFTTPRNFNLMFKTFLGPVEKLENAIYLRPETAQGIFVNFLNVQSASRQKLPFGIAQIGKAFRNEINTKNFLFRTREFEQMEMQYFVKPSEDKKNYDSWKATRLEWFKKLGMTPEKLRYHDHPANKLAHYAKEATDIEYQFSFGWGEIEGIHNRTNFDLGRHEEFSGKSQKYFDEEIKEKYIPFIIETSAGASRSFMAFLVDAYNEEEVNGETRVVLKFHPKLAPIKAAVLPLVNKDGMPEIAREIENDLRPFMKVFYDDKGAIGRRYRRQDEAGTPFCVTVDTQTLEDGTVTVRDRDSMEQIRLDKKELLKYFLEKLR from the coding sequence ATTGAAAAAATTGTATCTCTTGCAAAGAGAAGAGGATTTGTTTTTCAATCAAGTGAAATTTACGGCGGATTAAACGGCTGCTGGGATTACGGTCCGTTAGGTGTTGAACTTTTGAACAATATTAAATCCGAGTGGTGGAAAGCAATGACTTACCGCGAAGATGTTGAAGGTTTGGATGCATCAATTTTAATGCACCCAAAAGTTTGGGAAGCAAGCGGTCACGTTGAAAATTTTACAGATCCAATGATTGACTGCAAACAATGTAAAGCAAGATTCAGATTGGATACTTTGGGCGAAGCAATTGCTGATAAAAAGAAAGAAAAATTATTTGAAGCATTTTTAGAAAAAGTTAATAATGAAATTGTAAAATCAATTATCAATTCAGATAAAAATTTGGATGAAAAATTTGAATCGCTGTTATCAAATAAAGATTTCGCAGATTCATTTTTGGAAGAAATAAATTGTCCTCAATGCGGGAATAAGGGAACTTTTACAACACCAAGAAATTTTAATTTAATGTTTAAAACTTTTCTTGGACCAGTTGAAAAATTAGAAAACGCAATTTATTTACGTCCTGAAACTGCGCAAGGAATTTTTGTAAACTTCTTAAATGTTCAAAGTGCAAGCCGACAAAAACTTCCGTTCGGAATTGCGCAAATTGGGAAAGCTTTCCGTAATGAAATTAATACAAAAAATTTCCTTTTTAGAACTCGCGAGTTTGAGCAAATGGAAATGCAATATTTTGTAAAACCAAGTGAAGATAAAAAAAATTATGATTCGTGGAAAGCAACAAGACTTGAATGGTTTAAAAAATTGGGAATGACACCGGAAAAATTACGGTATCATGATCATCCGGCAAACAAGCTTGCTCATTATGCAAAAGAAGCAACGGATATTGAATATCAGTTTTCGTTTGGCTGGGGAGAAATTGAAGGAATTCATAACCGAACAAATTTTGATTTGGGAAGACACGAAGAATTTTCCGGAAAATCTCAAAAATATTTTGATGAGGAGATTAAAGAAAAATATATTCCATTTATTATTGAAACTTCTGCCGGTGCTTCAAGATCATTTATGGCTTTTTTAGTTGATGCTTATAACGAAGAAGAAGTAAACGGAGAAACCAGAGTTGTATTGAAATTTCATCCAAAACTTGCGCCAATAAAAGCTGCAGTTCTTCCTTTGGTAAATAAAGATGGAATGCCGGAAATTGCTCGCGAAATTGAAAATGATTTACGTCCATTTATGAAAGTTTTTTATGATGATAAAGGCGCTATTGGAAGAAGATACAGAAGACAAGATGAAGCTGGAACGCCCTTCTGCGTTACTGTAGATACACAAACTTTGGAAGATGGAACTGTTACAGTGCGCGATAGA
- the amrB gene encoding AmmeMemoRadiSam system protein B yields the protein MKIREPKVAGMFYPNSKIELEKMINVFFDNVELEAKFENVKGIISPHAGYIYSGQTAAFGYKTIIGKKFKNVIVISPSHREYFPGISIYDGDAYKTPLGEIKINSELRNQILDKSNLFFSGEEGHRYEHALEVQLPFLQIAIGEFRLIPIVIGDQGKMFVDELAEVLSNFIDDETLLVASSDLSHFYNREKAQIKDGKIVEHINKFEFEKLQSDLENNNCEACGGGTIVSIMKALKNKNINKSKVLKQTDSGDITGDSSEVVGYLSAIIFN from the coding sequence ATGAAAATTCGAGAACCAAAAGTTGCAGGAATGTTTTATCCAAACTCCAAAATTGAACTTGAGAAAATGATTAATGTTTTTTTTGATAATGTTGAATTAGAAGCAAAATTTGAAAATGTTAAAGGAATAATTTCTCCGCATGCCGGATATATATATTCCGGGCAAACTGCAGCATTTGGTTACAAAACAATTATTGGGAAAAAATTTAAAAACGTAATTGTAATTTCGCCAAGTCACAGAGAATATTTTCCTGGAATTTCAATTTATGATGGAGATGCGTACAAAACTCCGCTTGGTGAAATTAAAATAAATTCTGAATTAAGAAATCAAATTTTAGATAAAAGTAATTTATTTTTTTCCGGCGAAGAAGGTCATAGATACGAGCATGCTTTGGAAGTTCAACTTCCGTTTTTACAAATTGCAATTGGTGAATTTCGATTAATTCCAATTGTTATTGGAGATCAAGGCAAAATGTTCGTAGATGAATTAGCTGAAGTTTTATCAAATTTTATTGATGATGAAACTCTATTGGTTGCAAGTTCTGATTTATCACACTTTTATAATAGAGAAAAAGCTCAAATTAAAGATGGCAAAATTGTTGAACACATAAATAAATTTGAGTTTGAAAAACTTCAATCGGATTTAGAAAATAATAATTGTGAGGCTTGCGGCGGTGGAACAATAGTTTCCATAATGAAGGCATTGAAAAATAAAAATATCAATAAATCCAAAGTTCTTAAGCAAACAGATTCTGGAGATATAACCGGAGATTCTTCTGAAGTGGTTGGATATTTATCAGCAATAATATTCAATTAA
- a CDS encoding tryptophanase, which yields MKTIIEPFRIKSVEPIKFTTKEERIKILENAGYNPFLIKADDVIIDLLTDSGTSAMSAKQWAGIMEGDESYAGSKSFYKFEKAVKKITGHNFIIPTHQGRAAEKILFSIVGGKGKYIPNNTHFDTTRANVEFSGAEAVDLLNEIGKHPEIKADFKGNMDVEKLEEFILKVGKENIPLVMITITNNSGGGQPVSMQNIKDVKSICVKYKLPLFIDACRFAENAYFIKKREKGYENKSVLEISQEIFSYSDGATMSAKKDALVNIGGFLSINNEDLAMKCRNLLIVTEGFPTYGGLAGRDLEAVSQGLEEIVDENYLQYRIRSIEYLGEKLLNAGIPIIEPPGGHAIYIDAKRFLPQIPPQEFPGQSIVCELYLVGGIRSVEIGSVMFGKYDENGKTVSPPMELVRLAIPRRVYTQSHIDYVAEVIIEVFKNRENLKGYKFTYEAPMLRHFTARFEKI from the coding sequence ATGAAAACAATTATTGAACCGTTCAGAATAAAATCCGTTGAGCCAATTAAATTTACAACAAAAGAAGAGCGAATTAAGATTTTGGAAAATGCTGGTTATAATCCTTTTTTAATTAAAGCAGATGACGTAATTATTGATTTACTTACGGATAGCGGAACTTCAGCAATGAGTGCAAAACAATGGGCTGGAATTATGGAAGGCGATGAATCTTACGCCGGCTCTAAAAGTTTTTACAAGTTTGAAAAAGCTGTAAAAAAAATTACGGGACATAATTTTATAATTCCGACACATCAAGGAAGAGCTGCAGAAAAAATACTTTTTTCAATTGTTGGCGGAAAAGGTAAATATATTCCCAACAACACACATTTTGATACAACACGCGCCAATGTTGAGTTTAGTGGAGCTGAAGCTGTTGATTTGCTAAACGAAATTGGAAAACATCCAGAAATTAAAGCAGATTTTAAAGGAAATATGGATGTTGAAAAATTGGAAGAATTTATATTAAAAGTTGGAAAAGAAAATATTCCACTTGTTATGATTACGATTACTAATAATTCCGGCGGCGGTCAGCCGGTTTCCATGCAGAATATTAAAGATGTAAAATCAATTTGTGTAAAATATAAGTTACCGCTTTTTATTGATGCTTGTCGTTTTGCCGAAAATGCATACTTTATCAAAAAAAGAGAAAAAGGTTATGAGAATAAAAGTGTGCTGGAAATTTCGCAAGAAATATTTTCTTATTCTGATGGCGCGACGATGAGTGCGAAAAAAGATGCACTTGTAAATATTGGTGGATTTCTTTCAATCAACAATGAAGATTTGGCAATGAAGTGCAGAAATTTGTTAATTGTTACTGAAGGATTTCCAACTTACGGTGGACTTGCCGGACGCGATTTGGAAGCAGTTTCACAAGGTTTGGAAGAAATTGTTGATGAAAATTATCTTCAATATAGAATTAGAAGTATTGAATATTTGGGAGAAAAATTGCTGAACGCCGGAATTCCAATAATAGAACCGCCGGGCGGACATGCAATTTATATTGATGCAAAAAGATTTTTGCCACAAATTCCTCCACAAGAATTTCCGGGACAATCAATTGTTTGTGAATTATATTTAGTAGGTGGAATTCGATCAGTTGAAATTGGAAGTGTAATGTTCGGCAAATATGATGAAAATGGAAAAACCGTTTCTCCGCCAATGGAATTAGTGCGTTTAGCAATTCCGCGCAGAGTTTACACACAAAGTCATATTGATTATGTTGCCGAAGTAATAATTGAAGTTTTCAAGAATCGTGAGAATTTAAAAGGTTATAAATTTACTTATGAAGCTCCAATGTTAAGACATTTTACAGCAAGATTTGAGAAAATATAA
- a CDS encoding YIP1 family protein, with protein MDELNNQEHQIDEIVEIEELGFTDKMIGVLSEPSNLFQKLANLPFKTVDWLIPLVLVIIVAIASNFIMMNNPEVKSDIVEKQMAQFEKNFQEAVDKGQMTQEQADQQLDAIQEQMEKGGSTQLIFSSIGITVITFISFFIIAGVFLLLVKFGLKGEGDYKASMLAYGLPHYIIVLQVIVMIIAAIAMGKMFMDTSVGSFMNIEKDSMLGWLTHKLDIFSIWFYAVLSIAYAKLFKAENTTKYFIGVFGLWLGFSLIMYFVVQAVPFLKFFGL; from the coding sequence ATGGATGAATTAAATAATCAAGAACATCAAATTGATGAAATTGTTGAAATTGAAGAACTTGGATTTACCGATAAAATGATCGGTGTTTTATCTGAACCTTCAAATTTATTTCAGAAATTAGCAAATTTACCTTTCAAAACTGTTGATTGGCTTATACCGCTGGTGTTGGTAATAATTGTTGCAATCGCCTCAAATTTTATTATGATGAATAATCCGGAAGTAAAATCAGATATTGTAGAAAAACAAATGGCACAATTTGAGAAGAATTTTCAAGAAGCAGTTGATAAGGGACAAATGACACAAGAGCAAGCTGATCAACAGCTTGATGCAATTCAAGAACAAATGGAAAAAGGCGGAAGTACACAATTAATTTTTTCTTCAATTGGAATAACAGTAATTACATTTATTTCATTTTTTATTATTGCTGGTGTCTTTTTATTATTAGTAAAATTTGGATTAAAGGGTGAAGGTGATTATAAAGCATCAATGTTAGCTTATGGCTTGCCTCATTACATAATTGTATTACAAGTAATTGTTATGATAATTGCAGCAATTGCAATGGGAAAAATGTTTATGGATACAAGTGTTGGCAGTTTTATGAACATTGAAAAAGATTCTATGCTCGGTTGGCTTACACATAAATTAGATATTTTCTCAATTTGGTTTTATGCTGTTTTGAGTATTGCATATGCAAAATTATTTAAAGCAGAAAACACTACAAAATATTTTATTGGAGTTTTTGGACTTTGGCTGGGATTTAGTTTAATAATGTATTTTGTTGTTCAAGCAGTTCCATTCTTAAAATTCTTCGGATTATAA